The following proteins are co-located in the Streptomyces kaniharaensis genome:
- a CDS encoding DUF6296 family protein has translation MPVHRRYAVPLPGPVGAHARPTVLLVHLSDDIAPGGGHVWTAAASQWRMQIEGEEATVLSAPAGYDSRHPVLHAVPMP, from the coding sequence ATGCCCGTTCACCGGCGCTACGCGGTGCCCCTGCCCGGACCGGTCGGCGCGCACGCCCGGCCCACGGTGCTTCTCGTGCACCTGAGCGACGACATCGCCCCCGGCGGCGGACACGTCTGGACGGCCGCCGCCAGCCAGTGGCGGATGCAGATCGAGGGAGAGGAAGCGACCGTGCTGTCCGCGCCCGCCGGATACGACAGCCGCCACCCCGTCCTGCACGCCGTACCGATGCCCTGA